Proteins co-encoded in one Nicotiana sylvestris chromosome 7, ASM39365v2, whole genome shotgun sequence genomic window:
- the LOC104223323 gene encoding protein LEAD-SENSITIVE 1 isoform X1, with product MGLLSNRIGRSSLKPGDHIYSWRAAYIYAHHGIYIGDNKVIHFTRRGQEVGTGTILDHILVSSIPNRSPVPCTNCTPPSEGHGVVSSCLDCFLAGGILYRFEYAVSPAVFLAKARGGTCTLAVSDPDDIVVRRANYLLTNGFGCYNVFKNNCEDFTIYCKTGLLVVDQSTMGQSGQAVSIIGGPLAAVMSTPLRLVTTNVYGMVATAVGVYCASRYAADIGMRTDVMKVSAEDLTTRLTTGLLQVVEPNLAALPATVS from the exons atggGGCTGCTTTCTAACAG AATTGGTAGGAGCAGCCTCAAACCAGGAGATCATATTTATTCTTGGCGTGCTGCTTATATTTATGCACATCACG GTATCTATATTGGGGATAATAAAGTCATTCACTTCACAAGACGTGGTCAAGAAGTCGGAACTGGGACTATTTTGGATCATATCTTGGTAAGCTCGATTCCAAATCGGTCTCCTGTGCCTTGCACAAACTGCACCCCACCATCAGAAGGTCATGGAGTAGTTTCGTCATGTTTGGACTGCTTTCTTGCTGGAGGTATCCTCTATCGCTTTGAATATGCTGTGAGCCCTGCTGTCTTCCTCGCGAAAGCACGCGGAGGAACCTGCACTCTTGCAGTCTCCGACCCAGATGACATTGTGGTCCGTCGAGCAAACTACCTCCTTACGAATGGCTTTGGATGCTACAATGTGTTCAAGAACAACTGTGAGGACTTCACCATCTACTGTAAGACAGGACTCCTCGTGGTAGATCAGAGTACAATGGGCCAAAGCGGACAAGCAGTGTCTATAATTGGTGGACCACTTGCAGCTGTTATGTCAACACCACTACGCCTTGTCACAACCAATGTATATGGGATGGTAGCGACAGCTGTTGGGGTTTATTGTGCCAGCCGCTATGCAGCTGATATTGGCATGCGGACGGATGTGATGAAGGTGTCTGCGGAAGATCTAACAACGAGGCTAACAACTGGCTTGCTGCAGGTTGTTGAACCGAACCTTGCAGCTTTGCCAGCTACTGTTAGCTAG
- the LOC138873560 gene encoding uncharacterized protein gives MKKFADHKRRPTYYRVGDMVMVKFNPRRFKALQGMHQNLIRKYERPFKIVAKVGKISYKLDMPSYLKIYLVFHASMLKPYHEDKDDPSRGQSSQAPMTITASHDREIEAIIDFQARRKQGQKATAMFLVHWKGQSPEEATWERYEDLWQFKDKIREFMQQHCATVVAILGGGECDDPPYHHAT, from the coding sequence atgaagaagtttgcAGACCATAAGCGGCGTCCCACATACTATAGAGttggggacatggtcatggtgaagttTAACCCAAGACGGTTCAAGGCACTACAGGGCATGCATCAAAATTTGATTCGCAAGTATGAGAGGCCATTTAAGATCGTCGCGAAGGTAGGTaagatctcatacaagcttgacatgccatCGTATCTCAAGATCTACCTTGTCTTCCATGCTAGCATGCTTAAgccatatcatgaagataaggatgatcCGAGTAGGGGCCAATCAAGTCAGGCGCCAATGACTATCACCGCCTCGCATGATCGGGAGATTGAGGCTATCATAGATTTCCAGGCCAGGCGAAAACAAGGGCAAAAAGCCACTGCTATGTTCCTTGTCCAttggaaagggcaatcaccggaggaggccacgtgggaacgatatgaagacttgtggcaattcaaagataagatccgaGAGTTTATGCAGCAGCATTGCGCCACGGTCGTCGCAATATTAggtgggggagagtgtgatgacccgccatatcatcatgccacataa
- the LOC104223324 gene encoding cytochrome P450 93A3-like: protein MAEIQGYYLMLFLVWLSSTLFLKYVIFRKKTTRQNLPPSPFGLPIIGHLHLLSPIPHQALHKLSNRYGPLIHIKLGSVPCVVVSSPEIAKQVLKTHENSFLNRPQTAVVDYLTYGSQDFSFAPYGVYWKFMKKICMSELLGGRTLDMLLPVRRDEIKCFVELLLQKAKDGVAVDIEAELLRASNNVISRMLMSERCSENEEEAGSMRKLVQEIAELTGKFNLSDYIWFCKNLDLQGFGKRTKDVHRRFDEMMERIINEHQETRRRRNSLSKGGAGELVKDLLDILLDIAEDQDSELTLTRENIKAFILDIFAAGTDTVAITTEWAIAELMNHPTIMDKAVEEIDSVVGKNRVVEESDMANLPYLEAIVNETLRLHPTGPMIIRESTEDCCIGGYLVPGNTRLLVNTWAINRDPQYWENPLEFLPERFLRDQLDVRGQHYHFLPFGSGRRGCPGTSLALQLVQTSLAAMIQCFEWKVSGKLDMEEAPGITLPRANPLVCVPITRLNPFPSM from the exons ATGGCAGAAATCCAAGGCTACTACTTGATGCTATTTCTTGTATGGCTATCTTCTACCTTATTTCTCAAATATGTTATATTCCGTAAAAAAACCACTCGTCAAAATCTTCCTCCTAGCCCATTTGGTTTACCTATAATTGGTCACTTACACCTCTTATCTCCAATTCCTCACCAAGCACTTCACAAGCTCTCCAACCGTTATGGACCTTTGATCCACATAAAACTTGGCTCTGTCCCTTGTGTTGTAGTTTCATCACCTGAAATTGCAAAACAAGTCCTCAAAACTCATGAAAATTCGTTCCTAAATCGACCACAGACAGCTGTGGTCGATTACTTAACTTATGGCTCGCAAGACTTTTCGTTCGCGCCTTATGGGGTTTACTGGAAGTTCATGAAGAAAATATGCATGTCCGAGCTCCTAGGTGGTCGGACATTGGACATGCTTCTTCCAGTAAGGCGCGACGAAATAAAGTGTTTTGTTGAGTTGCTTTTGCAAAAAGCCAAGGATGGTGTAGCTGTTGATATTGAAGCTGAGCTGTTGAGGGCGTCGAATAATGTGATATCGAGAATGTTAATGAGCGAGAGGTGTTCGGAAAATGAAGAGGAAGCTGGAAGTATGAGGAAGCTAGTTCAAGAGATTGCTGAACTAACTGGAAAATTTAATCTGTCTGATTATATTTGGTTCTGTAAGAATTTGGATTTGCAGGGATTTGGGAAAAGGACAAAAGATGTGCATAGAAGGTTTGATGAGATGATGGAGAGAATCATAAATGAACACCAAGAAACAAGGAGGAGGAGAAATAGTCTAAGTAAGGGTGGAGCTGGTGAATTAGTGAAAGATCTGCTTGATATTCTACTTGATATAGCAGAGGACCAAGACTCAGAGCTGACATTGACAAGAGAAAACATCAAGGCTTTCATACTT GACATATTTGCTGCTGGAACTGATACAGTAGCAATCACAACAGAGTGGGCAATAGCAGAACTGATGAATCATCCAACCATTATGGACAAGGCAGTTGAAGAAATTGATTCTGTGGTTGGTAAGAATCGAGTCGTGGAAGAATCGGACATGGCGAACCTCCCTTACCTTGAAGCCATTGTTAACGAAACTCTGAGACTACACCCTACAGGGCCTATGATCATCAGAGAATCAACTGAAGATTGTTGCATCGGAGGTTATCTTGTACCAGGAAACACTAGGCTACTAGTCAATACGTGGGCAATCAATAGGGATCCACAATATTGGGAAAATCCACTTGAATTTTTACCTGAAAGATTTCTGAGGGACCAGTTGGATGTAAGGGGACAGCATTATCATTTTCTGCCATTTGGGAGTGGGAGAAGAGGTTGCCCTGGAACTTCATTGGCATTGCAATTGGTTCAGACAAGCCTTGCTGCCATGATTCAGTGCTTTGAATGGAAGGTTAGTGGTAAATTAGACATGGAAGAGGCACCTGGCATTACTCTTCCTAGAGCTAATCCTTTGGTTTGTGTTCCAATCACTAGGCTCAATCCCTTTCCTTCAATGTGA
- the LOC104223323 gene encoding protein LEAD-SENSITIVE 1 isoform X2, protein MHITVRIYFLLYGIYIGDNKVIHFTRRGQEVGTGTILDHILVSSIPNRSPVPCTNCTPPSEGHGVVSSCLDCFLAGGILYRFEYAVSPAVFLAKARGGTCTLAVSDPDDIVVRRANYLLTNGFGCYNVFKNNCEDFTIYCKTGLLVVDQSTMGQSGQAVSIIGGPLAAVMSTPLRLVTTNVYGMVATAVGVYCASRYAADIGMRTDVMKVSAEDLTTRLTTGLLQVVEPNLAALPATVS, encoded by the exons ATGCACATCACGGTTAGAATCTATTTTCTTCTTTATG GTATCTATATTGGGGATAATAAAGTCATTCACTTCACAAGACGTGGTCAAGAAGTCGGAACTGGGACTATTTTGGATCATATCTTGGTAAGCTCGATTCCAAATCGGTCTCCTGTGCCTTGCACAAACTGCACCCCACCATCAGAAGGTCATGGAGTAGTTTCGTCATGTTTGGACTGCTTTCTTGCTGGAGGTATCCTCTATCGCTTTGAATATGCTGTGAGCCCTGCTGTCTTCCTCGCGAAAGCACGCGGAGGAACCTGCACTCTTGCAGTCTCCGACCCAGATGACATTGTGGTCCGTCGAGCAAACTACCTCCTTACGAATGGCTTTGGATGCTACAATGTGTTCAAGAACAACTGTGAGGACTTCACCATCTACTGTAAGACAGGACTCCTCGTGGTAGATCAGAGTACAATGGGCCAAAGCGGACAAGCAGTGTCTATAATTGGTGGACCACTTGCAGCTGTTATGTCAACACCACTACGCCTTGTCACAACCAATGTATATGGGATGGTAGCGACAGCTGTTGGGGTTTATTGTGCCAGCCGCTATGCAGCTGATATTGGCATGCGGACGGATGTGATGAAGGTGTCTGCGGAAGATCTAACAACGAGGCTAACAACTGGCTTGCTGCAGGTTGTTGAACCGAACCTTGCAGCTTTGCCAGCTACTGTTAGCTAG